GAGTGTTAAAGTAGTATTCAGATCCTGCACCTAAGTAAAAGTTCCAGTGCTATCATTCCAAAGGTTCTGCGTTAAAAGTCCCCTGCCTTTATGAACAGTAAACACTCTTTTACCCTCTAACTAGCTATACATGATGCATGATTTTATGGTAAATAATGATGCattaatgtgctttataaacagggttttacttgtTTGCAACTAGTTGTACTACTTTACAATAAATCAGGTGGTTTAATGAAGTGGTTCCACACACACGGGTCTGTATGGTAAGAGGGAATCCAAAacctttagagctccccctggtgactggctgcagtacaggtcttAAATCCCCACCTCCTTTTTTAtagcagatggaacatgggtccaACCAAAAAATTTGAatactcataaaaaaaaaataccagtcATGTTTTCTGTCATAGCAGGTTTAAGCATgctccccatgtacagaggctgtggtgCAGTGGTCCCCGTTTCGACTCCTAGTTATggccttttgctgcatgtcttccctcactctctactccccaaatgtcctgtctctcttcagctgtcccgtCTAATAAAGATACAAATGCCCCAAagatacaactttaaaaagctAAGTACAGGTACCACAACAAACTATAAACTGTATTACCTAGGGTAACAGCACCATGTTTATAGGGTGATTAGAGTTTATGGAAATCTACAAGAGCAGCTAGCATACATATTTGATCACACGCTGTACTTCCTCTCTATTTTTCTGTgctttattaaaaacacaacctgctctttgttttacttttctactgcaggttttccaCCTCCACCCTTGCACCCACCCTAGTTCAGACTCTCCTCATACAGCGTACTCATCTCGGGCTCCCTGATGATGACCAGAGTTCAAGGTGTGGTGTCTGACTCAAGTGTTTGCAATTTGGAAACTGGCTCGGGCTACTCAAAGCCTTTTGTACATCTGCCAGGTGCTGTACTTTTTCAAATCTCTTCTATTCATTCTTTCAGTTCCTCTGAGGGCTGCTGTCGAGGACAGAGTCAGGAAAATGTGTTTGGTTTAATTTGTTCAATTTCACACTCAGAACCATGATCCTAACACACTGAAATACAGCAACATCATACAACTCTGGCTACATAGTTAGACTTATTATGAATACTGAGGCTGACTGTGGGGATATTAAAAGGGCAGGCAATGAATAcagtataaatatattttaggtCGTATTTTTGGACATAACACAGGCTTCCGTACATTTCCTGGAGACTTGCACTGGCCCTTTGCAAAACTGTCCTAACTTTTACCACTGAGCCAAAACTTCTAAGTTAGGGACAAGGCTTTTGTCTCCATTGGACAAACTGTTCAGTGGGTTTGTGTACTGAAATGTGTCCCCAGAAGAATGTTAAGTCAGACCCCACACACACTGGTGTCACATACTGTTTGCCTCAGAGCCTCTGTTGGATTTTTCACCagctacatttttattttgcaaggTGACTGCAAAGTGTCCTGAAAAGTCCTCGTTAATCGGTCTGATTTATCCATTTGATATATACTGGAAGCTTCAGTCTCTGCTTTGTGACCAAGTCGcaaaacttgtttttgctttctgtcCCCAGAATGACATGAGGAAAATGATTTTTAGTACGCTGCTCCTGCAGCCAGGAACTTTCTGCAGGAGAGTTTGGGTTTGAGTGAGCTGGTCTCTCTAAAggtgtttaaaaacagactgaaggcGTTGGAGGAAGATGCATTAGCTTGTAGAtcctttgactgatgactttctgTTAAATTATCCGTCATATGCTGACATGTTAAATGATGTGTTGCATTTCTGACTTTGTTGgaacgtgctgctgctgatcttggccaggacacttataaaagagatttgaaattTCAATGAGGTTTTCTTGGTTCAATTAAATTCaaatctgttccttctgagcaTGTGAATGCTGATTTATATCATCTTAGAATAGTATTTTATTGCAGTACATTTCTGATTAAGAGACAGCTCACCACAGAACAATGTACAGAAACTGTTTATTTCTTACAAGACAAGCATTAATGATCAATAGTTTCCAAATTGAGCATCCGCTCCTTGTCATTTCAACATTGTGCAaaataatgcagaaaaaaatacttACAATTGAATGGCACAAAACAAATGTTGCAGTGTCAGCTGTACCGTGAACATAACATATAAACATTACGGCTGCAGGCAAAACATATTCAAATGGGATCAATTTACACAGTAATAACTACCCTTTATTCAGTTCTCCTACATGTATCTGACTGTTAATCACTTTCTTTACCAACTATGGTATAGTTGCACATGTCAATTGTTTCTTCAAGCACTATTAGACCGTTGTACctaaaaacagcaaacacaggGCACGTGATGATCTGCTGGTACAAAAGAGAGTTTTTAAGGAGCAAAGGGGGCCGTCTGTGTGGAAATAACAAGCATCACAAGTTGTTCAAAGTCACTTTCATGTAAGGGCAGACTTCATAAATGATCTAAAATGTGACTTTTCTCTTCATGTGCCTGCAGACAAACCCCCATCTTGTCCACATATATAATTAATTTACAACTTAAGAAACATTTAGCTAGCTTCACTTACAAATCAGGAATGCAAAGGAAACATGTATGTGTGGAAGTACAGCTGCACAATATCTAAAGAGAATTCACACTTCAAGATTTAGTACCAAAGTGGAAGTAATAGTTCTGAAACTTAAATATAGGAAGTCTTCATTTACCAGTTCCTTCTTTGCCTGCTTATATACAGGGTAAATAAACACTAGAAAACAATACTGAGCGTCTTGACTCTAAAAGATaagcaaacaagcaaacaatgTTTCTTCCAGTGTAGAATTCATAGTAGTCTTCAATCTCGTTTTTGCAGTTGGCATTTTTTTCATGAAAGAAGATAGAGCCACCTCTTTAAGCAATATTGATGGTCTGAACACAGTATGGTCATTTTAATTATACACCTGTCTGATGATTATTTAATTCCTTCACAGTCCTTTCATGACCAAAACAAAGTCAAGTCATAGTGAGACATATCTAtccttgacagtttttgtgtgaTAATTGTTGATTTTGAGGTTCAGTCCTTCTTAAGCTTCTCGCCTTTCAGGAAAGATGTTTAGCCCCAGCTCCACTAGCGCCCCCAGCAGCATGGTCCACAGAGGTATGCACACAAACGTCAGCTTTACATCCGCCAGCTTCTCCAACTTGGCGCACAGCGTCAGGCAAAAGCCCAGTTTTAGCAGCATGGCTGTCAGGTACCAGGCACGCAGACGCAGGTCTGGGGAGCCATTGCGCGGGTCATAACCAGGCTTGCAACGGCCTGCCATCTTTATAGCTAGCATGAGGATGAGGATTCCGTCAAAGACCCAGACTGGGAGGAAAATGAGGAACCAGTTCCACTGCACctggagtgaggagagagggcAGATTATATTAGTTGCAGAAtgatacggtggccctgaagtgcaaatcacaacggcaaatcagaaaacaatacTGCTTAgggcagtgtttttcaaccttctctgagccaaggcacatttcttacattaaaaaatcctgagtcacaccaccaactaaaagtgttacaaaatgacacatttagtctctcaatttatcaatctatttatctgagagagggactttggctacttctttaactgtgtcagggcgaagcatcttatttacaatagcttttagatagatagatagatagatagatagatagatagatagatagatagatctttatttgtccttaataaggagatttgttgccaccgtctgtacaggaatacatgtatgaacacaataaccataaccatccacccagcctcacaggtAATaataatgtctctgccacagtgtttgccttttttgatttggctacgagttcagctactaagtagctagctgtgagagctctcgcagacaccATAGTagttttctcataaaagttgcctttttccGTCACTCATATTACGCTATTCATCCGTGTTAGACTTTtatccagggcccagtttggagttttcatttttcatttttcatcgcttttgtacgcctacgtcttgtcacatacacctctcgtGCGAATCAttattaattctattgtcttaaattaacaaggtcattagtgtgctttattgccacccagtgtgTAGTTAGCACAGGTCAGTACACGGACGAGTATTGAATTACtctgccagtcactacactgcaggcacagacgcactacattgcaaattgtttgcagtatatgaataatattttttttggaCTAACTAAGTGACatttgataatgtcccacagcacacctgacgatctgtcacggcacactagtgtgccacggcacagtggttgaaaatcactggcTTAGGGTACTTATTTCTTCTGGTTTGGTTAATTTTGTAGTATTTTCTGAATTGCCTTTGTGTTTCCTAATTTGCCTTTGTGTTTCCTAATTTGCCGTAGTGTTATTCGATTTGCAGTAGTGTCTTTTGATTTGCCGTACTGTTTTCttatttgccgttgtgatttgcacttcagggccaccgtagaattGAGACTCAGATTGTTTCTGACTGTGA
Above is a genomic segment from Notolabrus celidotus isolate fNotCel1 chromosome 21, fNotCel1.pri, whole genome shotgun sequence containing:
- the LOC117805017 gene encoding transmembrane protein 60-like gives rise to the protein MSLAQRVLLTWVFTLVFLIMLVLKLDGKVQWNWFLIFLPVWVFDGILILMLAIKMAGRCKPGYDPRNGSPDLRLRAWYLTAMLLKLGFCLTLCAKLEKLADVKLTFVCIPLWTMLLGALVELGLNIFPERREA